A single genomic interval of Cucumis sativus cultivar 9930 chromosome 5, Cucumber_9930_V3, whole genome shotgun sequence harbors:
- the LOC105435715 gene encoding proline-rich protein 4, with protein MSWLLILLLLNFSFFDLSEARHHRKLPSAVVVGTVFCDTCYQEKFSKTSHFISGATVAVECGNKGPEPSFREEVKTDKRGEFKVNLPVLVSKHVKKIEECYVELVKSSEPYCDVAATAKSSSLQLKSRKQNTHTFSAGFFTFKPLKQPNLCNQKPQNPNTFDDMKEIQLPPPPSYDIPNLPSPIQIPTVPSAPRIYDNLPPLPLLPGLLPLPQLPPLPPLPPLPTLPPLPKFPIFPPKEKDEKNAPNETPNTSEKLDKFPIPPIKPLRKPHHFVLPPQRLHHHPRLPPHVAVIGGEPIPNLSKISSSHKKTSP; from the exons atgagttgGCTTCTCATATTACTTCTTctcaattttagtttcttcGATCTTTCAGAAGCCAGGCACCACAGGAAGCTGCCGTCGGCTGTCGTCGTCGGTACCGTTTTCTGCGACACATGCTATCAAGAGAAGTTTTCCAAGACCAGTCACTTCATTTCAG GTGCAACGGTTGCTGTCGAATGTGGAAACAAAGGACCAGAACCGAGTTTTAGAGAAGAAGTAAAGACAGACAAAAGAGGGGAATTCAAGGTGAATTTGCCAGTTTTAGTGAGCAAACATGTGAAGAAGATTGAGGAATGTTATGTGGAATTAGTTAAAAGTAGTGAACCATATTGTGATGTAGCTGCAACAGCAAAATCATCTTCCCTTCAACTCAagtcaagaaaacaaaacacacacacattctCAGCTGGCTTCTTCACTTTCAAGCCTCTAAAACAACCAAACCTTTGCAACCAAAAACCACAAAATCCCAACACATTTGATGACATGAAAGAAATCCAACTCCCCCCACCACCATCATACGACATTCCGAATTTGCCATCTCCTATCCAAATCCCGACCGTACCGAGCGCTCCTCGGATTTACGATAACCTTCCTCCTCTCCCACTGCTTCCTGGACTTCTTCCATTGCCTCAGTTACCTCCACTGCCTCCATTGCCACCACTTCCTACTCTTCCACCTCTCCCTAAGTTTCCAATATTCCCAccaaaagagaaagatgagaaAAATGCACCAAATGAAACTCCAAACACAAGTGAAAAACTAGACAAGTTTCCAATACCACCCATAAAGCCTTTGAGGAAGCCACATCATTTTGTTCTGCCTCCACAAAGGCTGCACCACCACCCTCGGCTGCCACCTCATGTGGCGGTGATAGGCGGCGAGCCGATACCTAACCTTTCTAAGATCTCCTCATCTCATAAGAAAACTTCTCCTTGA